Proteins from a single region of Punica granatum isolate Tunisia-2019 chromosome 8, ASM765513v2, whole genome shotgun sequence:
- the LOC116188938 gene encoding calcium uptake protein, mitochondrial, translating into MRVLSSLDRSQPSSLVLRFPFRHVSTQAPPALSSSFPLPPLNAVAVACDRRQDRGTSSPLLRWISGIVLGSGLGLLYWRSEFDSAAPFLSFADWSTTPAADPAVEDRRRSGSQFRKFALPGYSPKFIVGETFRRKVFFKYEKRIRLRSPPEKVFEYFASFRTPEGELLMQPADLMRAVVPVFPPSESNLVREGYLIGERNPGDLRCEPSKLFMLFDVNNDGRISFKEYIFFVTLLSIPESSFSVAFKMFDLNNNGEIDKEEFKKVMALMRAHTQQGSINRDGIRPGLKFCGSVEEGGLVEYFFGEGGKSGLQHDKFVQFMRDLHDEMLNLEFAHYDFKARGTISAKDFALSMVASADISHISRLLDRVDDLDNEEHLRDVRISLEEFKKFAELRKKLQPFSLALFSYGKVNGLLTRKDFQRAAYNVCGVLLTDNVTEVIFHVFDNNRDGSLSADEFVRVLHRRERDIAQPVGKGLMGYLSCCHCCGNKWSLESILRRV; encoded by the exons ATGCGCGTTCTCAGCTCCCTCGATCGATCCCAACCGTCGTCTCTCGTCCTACGGTTCCCGTTTCGCCACGTGTCCACCCAGGCCCCGCCGGCGCTCTCCTCGTCCTTCCCCCTGCCTCCGCTCAACGCCGTCGCCGTGGCCTGCGACCGGCGCCAAGACCGAGGTACTTCTTCGCCTCTGCTGCGGTGGATCTCCGGCATTGTCCTCGGGTCCGGCCTCGGTCTGCTCTACTGGCGTTCCGAATTCGACTCCGCTGCGCCGTTTCTATCCTTCGCTGACTGGTCGACGACGCCGGCGGCTGACCCCGCGGTGGAGGATCGCCGCCGGTCGGGCTCCCAGTTCCGCAAGTTTGCTCTCCCTGGGTACAGCCCCAAGTTCATCGTCGGAG AAACCTTTAGGAGGAAGGTCTTCTTCAAGTATGAGAAACGGATCAGGTTGCGTAGTCCGCCCGAGAAG GTGTTCGAGTACTTTGCCTCCTTTCGAACCCCGGAAGGAGAGTTACTCATGCAGCCCGCAGATTTGATGCGTGCGGTTGTCCCTGTGTTCCCGCCTTCTGAATCGAACCTTGTACGAGAGGGCTATTTGATTGGGGAGAGGAATCCTGGTGACTTGAGATGTGAACCTTCGAAGTTGTTTATGCTTTTCGATGTCAACAATGATGGGCGTATATCATTTAAAGA GTATATATTCTTTGTAACGCTGCTCAGCATCCCGGAATCAAGCTTTTCGGTGGCATTCAAAATGTTTGACCTCAACAATAATGG GGAGATTGACAAGGAAGAATTTAAGAAAGTGATGGCTTTGATGCGAGCTCATACTCAACAGGGGTCCATCAACAGGGATGGAATTCGTCCAGGTTTGAAGTTCTGTGGCTCTGTTGAAGAAGGTGGTCTGGTGGAGTACTTCTTCGGCGAAGGTGGGAAGTCAGGCCTTCAGCATGATAAGTTCGTGCAGTTCATGAGAGATTTGCATGACGAG ATGCTGAATCTGGAATTTGCTCATTATGACTTCAAAGCACGGGGAACCATATCTGCCAAAGATTTTGCCTTGTCCATGGTTGCTTCTGCTGACATAAGCCATATAAGCCGCTTGCTCGATCGAGTCGATGATCTAGACAATGAGGAGCATCTTAGAGATGTGCGCATTTCTCTGgaggaatttaaaaaatttgctGAGCTGAGGAAAAAGCTGCAGCCATTTTCTTTGGCCCTTTTCAGTTATGGGAAAGTAAATGGCTTGTTGACAAGAAAAGACTTCCAGCGAGCTGCATACAAT GTTTGTGGCGTGTTGCTTACTGACAATGTCACTGAGGTCATTTTCCACGTGTTCGACAATAATCGTGATGGGAGCTTAAGTGCAGACGAGTTTGTGAGGGTTCTCCACAGACGGGAGAGGGACATTGCTCAGCCTGTGGGCAAAGGCCTGATGGGGTACTTGTCATGTTGCCATTGCTGCGGGAATAAGTGGTCTCTTGAGAGTATACTTCGGCGAGTCTGA
- the LOC116189602 gene encoding uncharacterized protein LOC116189602 — protein sequence MSTSSRARSSGPVLRSASPSRRLTSPASDSSIAAAASAFGSTSSGFSSPSSAYFNHRSTSPTRVNMYTSKPLSPSVRFSIDRPVSPKRSIAVSSRYPVINNRGGSVKRTCMCSPTSHPGSFRCSLHKNSGGGKHQAVSSLSNRLNMLRSAMKNSIVRIGGVEGELMKRSLAALIRPSSHQQRRRAAFQPRPSRLSVMSKAEDL from the coding sequence ATGTCGACCTCGTCGAGAGCCAGATCCAGCGGGCCGGTCCTGCGGTCGGCCTCGCCGTCGAGGAGGCTAACCTCGCCGGCGTCCGACTCGTCGATCGCCGCGGCGGCGTCGGCCTTCGGATCGACCAGCTCCGGCTTCTCATCTCCGTCCTCCGCTTATTTCAACCACAGATCGACCTCCCCGACCCGCGTCAACATGTACACCTCGAAGCCCCTGTCTCCTTCCGTGCGTTTCTCCATTGACAGGCCGGTCTCCCCTAAGCGGTCAATTGCGGTGTCCTCCAGATATCCCGTCATCAACAACCGCGGCGGCTCCGTCAAGCGGACGTGCATGTGTTCCCCGACCTCCCACCCCGGCTCCTTCCGGTGCAGCCTGCACAAGAATTCCGGTGGAGGTAAGCACCAGGCGGTGTCGTCCCTTTCGAATCGGCTGAACATGCTTAGATCCGCGATGAAGAACTCCATCGTGAGGATCGGCGGCGTCGAGGGAGAGCTGATGAAGAGATCCCTGGCGGCCCTGATAAGGCCGTCCTCCCACCAGCAGAGGAGGCGGGCGGCCTTCCAGCCAAGGCCGAGCCGGCTCTCGGTGATGTCCAAGGCCGAGGATCTGTAA
- the LOC116188313 gene encoding protein PHOX1-like: MGKPSGKKKQQVVAQKPGDPTGKASKPSKAAFDEDTAVFISMSQELKEEGNKLFQKHDHEGAMLKYEKALKLLPRNHIDVAYLRSNMAACYMQLGLGEYPRAINQCNLALEVSPKYSKALLKRAKCYEALNRLDLALRDVNNVLSMEPNNLTALEIAGSVKRTMSERGIVIEDKEVVLESVETPPVRKLAKEKSKKKRSGGKGEEKKAEDKAVLEEEMNAVKVKEVILKTVEEEEEITKSVKEEHVVVTRTAKLVLGEDIRWAQLPVNCSIRLVREIVVDRFPNLKGVLVKYKDQEGDLITITTTNELRMAEAMSDHNGSLRLYIAEVMPEQEPSYEGLEGEEELYRKYGADAVENGDVEEEKDGKNDEKGKAEGSTCIEDWILQFARLFKNHVGFDSDSYLDLHEIGMKLYSEAMEDTVTTEDAQQLFDIASEKFQEMAALALFNWGNVHLSRARKLVFFSEDISREAVLAKIHAAYEWALKEYVKAGSRYEEALRIKPDFYEGLLALGQQQFEQAKLCWYYAIGTKVELNDGPALEDGPASEVLMLYNKAEDSMEKGMQMWEEMEERRLNGLSKSEKYKAQLEKMGLDGLLKEISADEASEQASNMSSQIYLLWGTLLYERSVVEYRLELPTWEECLEVAVEKFELAGASQTDIAVMIKNHCSNETAIGGFKIDEIVHAWNEMYDARRWQIGVPSFRLEPLFRRQVPKLHSVLEHI, encoded by the exons ATGGGGAAGCCCTCTgggaagaagaagcagcaggTGGTAGCTCAGAAGCCCGGCGACCCCACCGGTAAGGCTAGCAAGCCCTCGAAGGCCGCCTTCGATGAGGACACAGCCGTCTTCATCTCCATGTCCCAGGAGCTCAAGGAAGAAGGTAATAAGCTCTTCCAAAAGCATGACCATGAGGGCGCCATGTTGAAGTACGAAAAGGCCCTTAAGCTTTTGCCCAGGAATCACATCGATGTTGCTTACTTGAGAAGCAACATGGCCGCTTGCTATATGCAGCTGGGTCTCGGGGAGTACCCCCGGGCGATCAACCAGTGCAATTTAGCCCTCGAGGTTTCACCGAAATATAGCAAGGCTTTGCTGAAGAGAGCCAAGTGTTACGAGGCTCTGAATAGGTTGGATTTGGCCTTGAGGGATGTTAACAATGTGCTCAGCATGGAGCCCAACAATCTGACCGCTTTAGAGATTGCGGGCTCGGTGAAGAGGACTATGAGCGAAAGGGGTATCGTCATCGAGGACAAAGAGGTCGTCTTGGAGAGTGTGGAAACTCCGCCTGTGCGGAAATTGGCGAAGGAGAAGTCGAAAAAGAAGAGGAGCGGCGGAAAGGGTGAGGAGAAGAAAGCCGAGGACAAGGCGGTCCTGGAGGAGGAGATGAATGCAGTAAAAGTTAAGGAAGTCATCTTAAAGACTgttgaggaagaggaggagataACCAAGTCGGTTAAGGAGGAGCATGTGGTTGTTACAAGGACGGCGAAGCTGGTCTTGGGAGAGGACATAAGATGGGCCCAGCTGCCTGTAAATTGCAGCATAAGGTTGGTGCGAGAAATTGTGGTGGACAGGTTTCCAAACTTGAAGGGTGTGCTTGTTAAGTACAAGGATCAGGAGGGCGATTTGATAACTATTACCACTACCAATGAGCTTAGAATGGCTGAAGCCATGAGTGATCATAATGGGTCCCTTAGGTTGTATATTGCAGAGGTTATGCCCGAGCAGGAACCTTCTTATGAGGGATTGGAGGGCGAGGAAGAACTTTACAGAAAATATGGGGCTGATGCTGTCGAGAATGGAGATGTGGAGGAGGAGAAAGATGGAAAGAATGACGAAAAGGGCAAGGCCGAGGGCTCTACTTGTATAGAGGACTGGATTCTGCAGTTTGCGCGTTTGTTCAAGAACCATGTTGGGTTCGATTCCGACTCATACTTGGATCTTCACGAGATAGGGATGAAACTTTACTCCGAGGCAATGGAGGATACTGTTACTACTGAGGATGCTCAGCAACTCTTTGATATTGCTTCCGAGAAGTTCCAGGAGATGGCCGCTCTGGCTCTATTCAACTGGGGAAATGTCCACTTGTCCCGAGCCAGGAAGCTGGTCTTTTTCTCAGAAGATATTTCCAGGGAAGCTGTCCTGGCAAAGATTCATGCGGCATATGAGTGGGCCCTGAAAGAATATGTGAAGGCAGGCTCAAGGTATGAGGAGGCTTTGAGAATTAAGCCTGACTTCTATGAAGGCCTGCTAGCTCTCGGACAGCAGCAGTTCGAGCAGGCAAAGTTGTGCTGGTACTACGCGATCGGGACCAAGGTTGAGCTCAATGATGGCCCTGCTTTGGAGGATGGTCCTGCCTCAGAGGTCCTGATGCTGTATAACAAGGCCGAGGATAGCATGGAGAAAGGGATGCAGATGTGGGAGGAGATGGAGGAGAGGCGCTTGAATGGGCTCTCAAAATCAGAGAAGTATAAGGCCCAGCTGGAGAAGATGGGATTGGATGGGCTTTTGAAGGAGATCTCTGCAGACGAAGCCTCAGAGCAGGCCTCAAACATGAGCTCTCAGATATACCTTTTGTGGGGCACTTTGCTTTATGAGAGATCAGTTGTAGAGTATAGATTGGAGCTCCCAACTTGGGAGGAGTGCTTAGAGGTTGCAGTTGAGAAGTTCGAACTTGCCGGAGCATCTCAGACTGATATTGCTGTCATGATCAAGAATCATTGCTCCAATGAAACTGCTATAGGAG GATTCAAAATCGATGAGATTGTTCATGCTTGGAACGAGATGTATGATGCCAGGAGATGGCAAATCGGTGTTCCATCTTTTAGGCTCGAACCATTGTTCCGCAGGCAGGTGCCGAAGCTTCATTCAGTGCTGGAGCACATATGA